In Acidianus brierleyi, one genomic interval encodes:
- a CDS encoding DUF1634 domain-containing protein: protein MTDLDAVTGIVMRVGVILSIVLVAIGVAITVIEHGADGYTLNELFSRVSVVNSSTASLPFILNGFTDLSGLSFIYIGLMVLISIPVIRTALALIYFLYDKNRLYIILSAIVLFNLLLAILILPRVLR from the coding sequence ATGACAGATTTAGATGCGGTAACTGGAATAGTTATGAGGGTTGGCGTTATTTTAAGTATAGTGTTAGTAGCTATAGGTGTCGCAATAACTGTTATTGAGCATGGTGCAGACGGTTATACACTAAATGAATTATTCTCTAGAGTTTCAGTAGTTAATTCTTCTACTGCTTCCTTACCTTTTATACTAAATGGTTTTACAGACCTCAGTGGCCTAAGTTTCATATACATAGGTTTAATGGTTCTTATTTCAATTCCTGTAATAAGAACCGCATTAGCTCTAATATACTTTCTATATGATAAGAACAGGCTATATATAATTCTCTCTGCTATAGTACTCTTTAATCTATTATTAGCCATCTTAATATTACCTAGAGTATTAAGATAA
- a CDS encoding sulfite exporter TauE/SafE family protein has protein sequence MLTGIELFLAVLIASIIAGYLGSLTGLGGGTVLVPILTLYTGVPIVYATGASLISTISTSSGAASAYIKDKIINLKIGTSLQTATTLGAIAGSLTVTFIYSHHLENIIYIVFGIVLLGSVYPTLKRGKSEIPDMLPPDWSTKFFQMNGEYYDAALNSVVKYHGVRWIYGELVMFTAGYVSGLLGIGSGALKVIGMDWVMNLPIKVTTTTSNFMIGVTAATSSGIYWAFGYIQPIIAAATTIGVLIGAFTGTRTLVKLKNKRIRTVFIILLAFLGIQMILRGLGIS, from the coding sequence ATGTTAACTGGAATAGAACTTTTCTTAGCAGTACTTATAGCTTCTATTATAGCAGGATATCTAGGATCTCTTACTGGATTAGGAGGAGGTACTGTTTTAGTACCTATTCTAACTCTATATACAGGAGTTCCAATAGTTTATGCAACTGGAGCTAGCCTTATTTCAACAATTTCCACGTCAAGTGGCGCAGCAAGTGCATATATAAAAGATAAGATAATAAACTTAAAAATAGGTACATCGTTACAAACTGCTACAACATTAGGCGCTATTGCTGGTTCTTTGACTGTTACATTTATTTATTCCCATCATTTAGAAAATATAATTTATATAGTTTTTGGAATTGTTCTATTGGGTTCTGTATATCCTACATTAAAGAGAGGTAAGTCGGAAATACCAGACATGTTACCTCCAGACTGGTCCACAAAATTTTTCCAGATGAATGGAGAATATTATGATGCCGCGTTAAATAGCGTAGTAAAATATCATGGCGTAAGATGGATTTACGGCGAATTAGTAATGTTTACTGCAGGATACGTGTCAGGGCTTCTTGGAATAGGGTCTGGTGCTTTAAAAGTCATAGGAATGGATTGGGTAATGAATTTACCTATTAAGGTCACAACAACTACTAGTAATTTTATGATAGGTGTAACTGCAGCTACTAGCAGTGGAATATATTGGGCGTTTGGATATATTCAACCAATTATAGCCGCTGCTACAACAATAGGAGTTCTAATCGGAGCATTTACTGGCACAAGAACTTTAGTAAAATTAAAGAATAAAAGGATAAGAACAGTTTTTATAATTTTATTGGCATTTTTAGGAATTCAGATGATATTGAGGGGGTTAGGTATCTCATGA